The proteins below come from a single Prochlorococcus marinus str. MIT 9215 genomic window:
- a CDS encoding RluA family pseudouridine synthase, giving the protein MELNNQNSFGIGEGELIEIIYELPLPMRLDRWLVSKRPEQSRARIQHFINSGLVLVNYKTAKAKTPLKNGDNIQIWMPPPEPLIYLKPEKMDLNILFEDEHIIVINKQSGLIVHPAPGHKSGTLVNGLLFHCKDLPGINGKLRPGIVHRLDKDTSGCMVVAKSQEALVNLQKQIKEKIASREYIAVIHGAPNSEEGQIVGNIGRDKLNRLKYKVVEETSGRYACTYWKLEERFGNYSLMSFKLDTGRTHQIRVHCAHINHPIVGDPLYGRCKKLPCKLDGQALHAIKLGLIHPINGKEMIFESELPLDFQKLLSVLKVK; this is encoded by the coding sequence ATGGAATTAAATAATCAAAATTCTTTCGGCATTGGAGAAGGTGAGCTTATAGAAATTATTTATGAGCTGCCTCTTCCTATGAGGCTAGACAGATGGTTGGTAAGTAAAAGGCCGGAACAAAGTAGAGCAAGAATTCAACATTTTATAAATTCAGGTTTAGTACTTGTAAACTACAAGACCGCAAAAGCAAAAACCCCATTAAAAAATGGCGACAATATTCAAATATGGATGCCTCCTCCAGAACCTCTTATTTATTTGAAACCTGAAAAAATGGATTTGAATATCCTTTTTGAAGACGAGCACATCATAGTAATTAATAAACAATCAGGACTAATTGTTCATCCAGCCCCCGGACACAAATCTGGAACTTTAGTGAATGGATTACTTTTTCACTGTAAAGATCTACCTGGAATTAATGGGAAACTAAGACCTGGGATTGTTCATAGATTAGATAAAGATACCTCCGGATGTATGGTAGTTGCAAAAAGCCAAGAGGCATTAGTAAATCTCCAAAAACAAATTAAAGAAAAAATAGCATCACGCGAATATATAGCTGTAATTCATGGAGCACCTAATTCTGAAGAAGGCCAAATAGTGGGAAACATTGGCAGAGATAAATTAAATAGATTGAAATATAAAGTAGTTGAAGAAACTTCAGGAAGGTATGCCTGTACCTATTGGAAATTAGAAGAAAGATTCGGCAATTACTCATTAATGAGTTTCAAACTAGATACGGGGCGAACGCATCAAATAAGAGTACATTGCGCTCACATTAATCATCCAATTGTGGGTGATCCGTTGTATGGAAGATGTAAAAAATTACCTTGTAAATTAGATGGCCAAGCTTTACACGCCATTAAGCTTGGACTTATACATCCAATTAATGGTAAAGAAATGATATTTGAATCAGAATTACCATTAGATTTTCAAAAATTACTAAGTGTTCTTAAAGTTAAATAA
- the ylqF gene encoding ribosome biogenesis GTPase YlqF, with protein sequence MDIPKIQWYPGHIAKAEKKLSEVINKVDLVIEVRDARIPLSTGHPHLNKWINNKKHILVINRLDMISPNTINSWNKWFNAKDQYPLWCDAKRGIGIKEICKSAKDSRSSIDERRLSRGMRIRPIRALTLGFPNVGKSALINRIAKKRVVDSARKAGVTRNLRWIKLEIGIDLLDAPGVIPPNLEDQKSALNLALCDDIGEAAYEIESVAIGFIKIISTLNKDKNANISVKKISNRYGVDIAKGFKNPSAWIDEAAAKHTSGDKRRMSHKLLEDYRNQMLGKIALEVPLWN encoded by the coding sequence GTGGACATACCCAAAATTCAATGGTACCCTGGCCATATCGCAAAAGCAGAAAAGAAATTATCTGAAGTTATCAATAAAGTAGATTTAGTTATAGAAGTTAGAGATGCACGAATTCCTTTGTCAACAGGACATCCACACTTAAATAAATGGATAAATAATAAAAAACATATTCTTGTTATTAACAGATTAGACATGATCTCCCCTAATACAATCAATAGTTGGAATAAATGGTTTAATGCTAAAGATCAATATCCTCTTTGGTGTGATGCTAAAAGAGGAATAGGTATTAAAGAAATTTGTAAGTCAGCCAAAGATTCTAGGTCGTCAATCGACGAGAGACGATTATCTAGAGGAATGCGAATTAGGCCAATTAGAGCCCTCACACTTGGTTTCCCAAACGTAGGAAAGTCAGCATTAATTAATAGAATTGCAAAAAAAAGAGTTGTAGATAGCGCTAGGAAAGCAGGTGTGACTCGTAATTTAAGATGGATAAAATTAGAAATTGGTATAGATCTGCTTGATGCTCCTGGTGTTATACCTCCAAATTTAGAAGATCAAAAATCAGCACTTAATCTTGCACTGTGTGACGATATTGGTGAAGCTGCTTATGAAATAGAGAGCGTCGCAATTGGATTTATCAAAATTATATCCACTCTCAACAAAGATAAGAATGCGAATATCTCAGTTAAAAAAATATCTAATAGATATGGAGTTGATATTGCAAAAGGCTTTAAGAATCCATCTGCTTGGATCGACGAAGCAGCTGCAAAACATACATCAGGTGATAAAAGGAGAATGTCTCATAAGTTATTGGAAGATTATAGAAATCAAATGTTGGGTAAAATTGCTTTAGAAGTCCCACTATGGAATTAA
- a CDS encoding phosphoglycerate kinase, with translation MSKLSLSSLDKTHLEGKKVLVRVDFNVPLNEDGQITDDTRIRAAIPTIEYLINHSAKVILAAHFGRPKGQVNEKMRLTPVAARLSELLGQNVALTNSCIGDEAIAQSNSLSNGDVLLLENVRFFGEEEKNDLEFAKKLASHADMYINDAFGAAHRAHASTQGVTNYLSPSVAGFLLEKELKYLQGAIDSPKRPLAAIVGGSKVSSKIGVLDSLLDKCDKIMIGGGMIFTFYKARGLDVGKSLVEEDKLKLAKDLEAKAKAKGVELLLPTDVVLADEFSPDANSKISRIDSISGNWMGLDIGPDSIKVFQNALAECKTIIWNGPMGVFEFDKFAEGTNAIATTLADLSAFSEVCTIIGGGDSVAAVEKAGLAEKMSHISTGGGASLELLEGKTLPGVAALNDA, from the coding sequence ATGTCAAAGTTATCTCTCTCCAGTCTTGATAAGACACATTTAGAAGGAAAAAAAGTTCTTGTAAGGGTAGATTTTAATGTTCCATTAAATGAAGATGGTCAAATAACTGACGATACCCGTATTCGTGCAGCGATCCCAACGATTGAATATCTTATTAATCATTCTGCAAAAGTTATTTTAGCTGCTCATTTTGGTAGGCCAAAGGGTCAGGTAAATGAAAAAATGAGATTAACTCCAGTAGCAGCAAGATTAAGTGAATTGTTGGGGCAAAATGTTGCTCTTACTAACAGTTGTATTGGTGATGAAGCAATTGCACAATCAAATAGCTTATCTAATGGAGATGTTCTTTTACTTGAAAATGTTCGTTTTTTTGGTGAAGAGGAAAAGAACGACTTGGAGTTTGCTAAAAAATTAGCATCTCATGCAGATATGTATATAAATGATGCTTTCGGTGCCGCTCATAGAGCTCATGCTTCAACTCAGGGTGTTACTAATTATTTAAGTCCTTCAGTAGCTGGATTCCTTCTAGAAAAAGAATTGAAATATTTACAAGGAGCAATAGATTCCCCAAAGCGTCCATTGGCAGCAATAGTTGGAGGATCAAAGGTTAGTAGCAAAATAGGAGTACTTGATTCTTTACTAGATAAGTGTGACAAAATCATGATTGGTGGAGGAATGATTTTCACTTTCTATAAAGCTAGAGGCTTAGATGTCGGAAAGAGCCTTGTAGAAGAAGATAAACTCAAGCTTGCTAAAGATTTAGAAGCAAAAGCGAAAGCAAAAGGGGTAGAATTATTATTACCCACTGATGTTGTTTTAGCTGATGAATTTTCTCCGGACGCCAATAGTAAAATATCTCGAATTGATTCAATTAGTGGGAATTGGATGGGTCTCGATATTGGTCCAGATTCCATTAAAGTTTTTCAGAATGCTCTTGCTGAATGTAAGACAATAATTTGGAACGGCCCAATGGGAGTTTTTGAATTTGATAAATTTGCAGAAGGTACCAATGCAATAGCTACCACTCTTGCGGACTTAAGTGCTTTTTCTGAAGTTTGTACAATAATTGGCGGTGGTGATTCAGTCGCAGCAGTGGAGAAAGCAGGATTAGCTGAGAAAATGTCTCATATATCTACTGGCGGTGGGGCTAGTTTGGAACTTTTGGAAGGTAAAACTTTACCTGGTGTAGCTGCATTAAACGACGCTTAG
- a CDS encoding UDP-N-acetylglucosamine--N-acetylmuramyl-(pentapeptide) pyrophosphoryl-undecaprenol N-acetylglucosamine transferase produces MSKKNNLLVAASGTGGHIFPALAVSKEVEDKWNIHWLGVKQRLDSNLIPKKYNLRTLSIKTPRKNIFLFYQYIEILMSTFQIIRILKEKKINLVFTTGGYISAPTIIASKFLRIPVIIHESNLIPGMVTKYFGFLCNYVLLGFKNTNSYLRNCKTIFTGTPLREQFYKSNPLPEWVPKGKGPLLIVMGGSQGAKAINQILNESLEFLLKKQFRIVHIIGESNQQPFYIKNTKNYIQKKFTNEVAALIQNCDLVISRSGAGTINELIEAEKPSILIPYPDSKNNHQEKNAMIIAESGGSVLINQNNISKEVFEETLERIFKIKSKKGVNHYEILDLMKRNMVNNKIKSKNEIKKFINYFLKEF; encoded by the coding sequence ATGTCTAAAAAAAATAATTTATTAGTCGCAGCCAGTGGGACAGGGGGGCATATTTTCCCAGCGTTAGCAGTCTCTAAAGAAGTAGAAGATAAGTGGAACATACATTGGTTGGGTGTTAAACAAAGACTTGATTCCAATTTAATTCCCAAAAAATATAATTTGAGGACTTTGAGTATAAAGACACCAAGAAAAAATATTTTTTTGTTTTATCAATATATAGAAATATTAATGTCAACTTTCCAAATAATTAGGATCTTAAAAGAAAAAAAAATTAACTTGGTTTTTACCACTGGAGGTTATATCTCTGCCCCCACTATTATTGCTTCAAAATTCTTGAGGATACCTGTCATTATTCATGAATCAAATTTAATTCCAGGAATGGTCACGAAATATTTTGGGTTTTTGTGTAACTATGTTCTTCTAGGATTTAAGAATACAAATTCTTATTTAAGAAATTGTAAAACTATTTTCACCGGTACCCCTTTAAGAGAACAATTCTATAAATCTAATCCCTTGCCAGAATGGGTTCCAAAAGGAAAAGGACCTCTTTTGATTGTTATGGGAGGTAGTCAAGGAGCAAAAGCTATAAATCAAATTCTTAACGAATCTCTGGAATTTTTATTAAAAAAACAGTTTCGGATAGTTCATATTATTGGGGAATCTAATCAACAACCTTTTTATATAAAAAACACCAAAAATTATATTCAAAAGAAATTTACTAATGAAGTAGCAGCTCTAATTCAAAACTGTGATCTTGTAATATCGAGATCCGGTGCAGGAACAATCAATGAACTAATAGAGGCTGAAAAACCTTCTATTTTAATTCCATATCCAGATTCTAAAAATAATCATCAGGAGAAAAATGCAATGATTATCGCTGAAAGTGGAGGCTCAGTTTTAATCAATCAGAATAACATTTCTAAAGAAGTTTTTGAAGAAACTCTAGAAAGAATTTTTAAAATAAAATCAAAAAAGGGTGTAAATCATTATGAAATATTAGATCTCATGAAGAGGAATATGGTAAATAATAAAATTAAATCTAAAAATGAGATTAAAAAATTTATTAATTATTTTCTAAAGGAATTCTGA
- a CDS encoding pyridoxal phosphate-dependent aminotransferase: MQSSNLKHGGNVYAKAKKLNLLPSEIIDASASLVPFDPPKILIDSLNEEIKNLGFRYYPERNLSDLREIIGKFHRINPDNILPGNGASELITWAGYEASKLGISCIPSPSFVDYERSLNCWNSNLIHCELPKNWNDIFPQSFPLHPKGDVIWITNPHNPTGQLWEKNSLEEVVKKYKLVICDEAFLSITPNGDKESLIPLTQRFDNLLVLRSLTKIFNIPGLRLGYVIGSSKKLKEWEIKRDPWSLNSFAIKAGIDLLSNKKFYEQWTKQIHSWIDVEKKRVFRKLSKIENLKVHNSSTNFFLIESKTSLSPNIKYLENKGILLRECTSFKFLGEKWARISLQNRKNNTLLCKEIQNSFRK, encoded by the coding sequence ATGCAATCATCAAACCTAAAACATGGGGGAAACGTATATGCAAAAGCAAAGAAATTAAATTTATTACCCTCTGAAATTATTGACGCAAGTGCCTCATTAGTACCCTTTGATCCTCCTAAGATACTAATAGATTCATTAAATGAGGAAATTAAGAATCTTGGATTTAGATATTACCCTGAGAGAAACTTAAGTGATTTGAGAGAGATAATTGGTAAATTTCATAGGATAAATCCAGACAATATATTACCTGGTAATGGAGCTTCTGAGCTAATAACCTGGGCAGGTTACGAAGCATCCAAATTGGGAATAAGTTGTATTCCTTCTCCATCCTTTGTTGATTATGAAAGATCTTTAAATTGTTGGAATAGCAATTTAATACATTGCGAATTACCAAAAAACTGGAATGATATTTTTCCTCAATCATTTCCGCTTCATCCAAAAGGTGATGTTATTTGGATAACAAATCCACATAACCCTACCGGCCAATTATGGGAAAAGAATTCATTGGAGGAAGTTGTGAAAAAATATAAATTAGTTATCTGTGATGAAGCTTTCTTGTCGATAACACCTAATGGAGACAAAGAATCTTTAATACCATTAACCCAAAGATTTGATAATTTATTAGTCTTGAGAAGCTTGACCAAAATCTTCAATATTCCTGGCCTTAGATTAGGTTACGTTATTGGCTCATCGAAAAAACTTAAAGAATGGGAAATTAAAAGAGATCCTTGGTCTTTAAATTCCTTTGCTATTAAGGCCGGAATTGATCTACTAAGTAATAAGAAATTCTATGAACAGTGGACAAAACAGATTCATAGCTGGATAGATGTTGAAAAAAAGAGAGTATTTAGAAAATTATCAAAAATAGAGAACCTTAAAGTTCATAACTCTTCAACCAACTTTTTTTTAATAGAAAGTAAAACATCCTTGTCGCCAAATATAAAATACTTAGAAAATAAGGGAATATTGCTTAGAGAATGTACTTCATTTAAATTTCTCGGCGAAAAGTGGGCAAGAATAAGCTTGCAGAATAGGAAAAACAACACTCTTTTATGTAAAGAAATTCAGAATTCCTTTAGAAAATAA
- a CDS encoding quinone-dependent dihydroorotate dehydrogenase, translating into MNVQKGVFKNLYKNLITPVLKKDSGIDAEYLTNLSLSLLSFSSRKYNWPVVSSILKNLNKEFSVVDKRLTQNICGINFCNPIGLAAGFDKNGNAANIWKDFGFGFAELGTVTKFAQNGNPKPRLFRLAEEEAALNRMGFNNNGAENLVKNFVEQGIEFKKTRKNICLGINFGKSKITDLSQAKDDYLTSLKLLIPYCDYAAINVSSPNTEGLRKLQDPILLKELIKEIKNLPSCPPLFVKIAPDLSFKDIEDICQLIIEENIDGIIATNTSIDRLGLENRKIMQTGLLLSEENGGLSGRPLQKKANQIIKHIHNIDKKIILIGVGGIDSPESAWERICSGASLIQLYTGWIYKGPQLVPDILQGIIKQLNIHKLSTIKEAIGSDLKWIE; encoded by the coding sequence ATGAATGTACAGAAGGGGGTATTTAAAAATCTTTATAAAAACTTGATTACCCCTGTATTAAAAAAAGACTCTGGAATTGATGCAGAATACTTAACAAATTTATCTCTTAGCCTCCTATCATTCAGTTCAAGAAAATATAATTGGCCTGTAGTTTCTTCTATCTTAAAAAATCTAAATAAAGAATTTTCTGTAGTTGATAAAAGGTTAACTCAGAACATATGTGGAATAAATTTTTGTAATCCAATTGGTTTAGCTGCGGGTTTTGACAAAAATGGAAATGCCGCAAATATATGGAAAGATTTTGGTTTTGGATTTGCTGAACTTGGAACTGTAACTAAATTTGCTCAGAATGGAAATCCCAAACCAAGGTTATTTAGATTAGCAGAAGAAGAGGCAGCATTAAATAGAATGGGTTTCAATAACAATGGTGCTGAAAATCTAGTTAAAAACTTTGTCGAACAAGGAATTGAGTTTAAAAAAACTAGAAAGAATATTTGTTTAGGGATAAATTTTGGTAAGTCTAAAATTACAGATTTATCTCAAGCAAAAGATGACTATTTAACTTCTCTAAAATTATTAATTCCATATTGTGATTATGCAGCAATAAACGTAAGTTCTCCAAATACTGAAGGACTTAGAAAGTTACAAGATCCAATTCTTCTAAAAGAACTTATTAAAGAAATTAAAAACTTACCCAGTTGTCCACCATTATTTGTCAAAATTGCACCAGATCTAAGCTTTAAAGATATTGAAGATATTTGCCAATTAATAATCGAGGAAAATATAGATGGAATAATTGCTACTAACACCAGCATAGATAGATTAGGTCTTGAAAATAGAAAGATCATGCAAACCGGATTATTACTTTCTGAAGAGAATGGAGGATTAAGTGGAAGGCCTCTACAAAAAAAGGCAAATCAAATAATAAAACATATTCATAATATTGATAAAAAGATTATTTTAATTGGCGTTGGTGGAATAGATAGTCCTGAGTCAGCATGGGAAAGAATTTGTTCTGGAGCATCATTAATTCAACTTTATACAGGATGGATATATAAGGGTCCACAATTAGTACCCGATATACTTCAAGGAATTATAAAGCAACTAAATATCCATAAATTATCAACTATAAAAGAGGCCATTGGATCAGATCTAAAATGGATTGAATAA
- the rnhA gene encoding ribonuclease HI, with protein MNSNSIAIEAATDGACSGNPGPGGWGGLIIFDDNSELEIGGSEQNTTNNRMELTAAIKTLEKLKTYQLKENFKLRTDSKYVIEGYTKWIINWKRNGWKTSSGKPVQNLDLWQKIDQLRINGLIMEYVKGHSGDKQNDRVDKIATNYSKGISIEYNFKKAESSVDFFEKNAPAEIQELFSRNELIKKFAEKKYLLSSPELDTLLGEENHLKIKQYSLFEWRNWKLIPKDKKYWIIEKKEA; from the coding sequence ATGAATAGTAATAGTATTGCGATTGAAGCCGCAACAGACGGAGCTTGCAGTGGTAATCCAGGCCCAGGTGGTTGGGGCGGTTTAATAATTTTTGACGATAACAGCGAATTAGAAATAGGTGGTTCCGAGCAAAATACTACTAATAATAGAATGGAACTCACTGCGGCTATAAAAACTCTTGAGAAATTAAAAACCTACCAATTAAAAGAGAACTTTAAACTTAGAACTGATAGTAAATATGTCATAGAGGGTTATACAAAATGGATTATTAATTGGAAGAGAAATGGATGGAAAACAAGTTCAGGAAAACCAGTTCAAAATCTTGATCTATGGCAAAAAATTGATCAATTAAGAATTAATGGCCTAATAATGGAATATGTTAAAGGTCATAGTGGGGATAAACAAAATGATAGAGTTGATAAAATTGCAACTAATTACAGCAAAGGTATATCTATAGAATATAACTTTAAAAAAGCAGAATCCTCTGTTGATTTTTTTGAAAAAAATGCACCTGCAGAAATTCAGGAATTATTTTCCCGCAATGAATTAATTAAAAAATTTGCAGAAAAAAAGTACCTTTTAAGTTCACCTGAACTAGACACCTTATTAGGTGAAGAAAACCACTTAAAGATAAAACAATATTCACTTTTTGAATGGCGTAATTGGAAATTGATTCCTAAAGATAAAAAATATTGGATAATAGAAAAAAAAGAAGCCTAA
- the rplL gene encoding 50S ribosomal protein L7/L12 codes for MSAKTEEILESLKSLSLLEASELVKQIEEAFGVSAAASAGVVMAAPGAAGGDGDDGAAEEKTEFDVVLESFDAAAKIKVLKVVRNATGLGLGDAKTLVESAPKTVKEGIAKADAESLKKEIEEAGGKVTLK; via the coding sequence ATGTCCGCAAAAACTGAAGAAATTCTTGAATCATTAAAATCTTTATCACTTTTAGAAGCATCTGAACTTGTAAAGCAAATTGAAGAAGCTTTTGGTGTATCTGCTGCAGCTTCTGCAGGTGTAGTAATGGCAGCTCCAGGAGCAGCTGGTGGTGATGGAGATGATGGAGCTGCTGAAGAAAAAACTGAATTTGATGTAGTTCTCGAAAGCTTTGATGCAGCTGCAAAAATCAAAGTCCTTAAGGTTGTAAGAAATGCAACTGGTCTTGGTCTTGGTGATGCAAAAACACTTGTTGAATCAGCACCAAAAACAGTAAAAGAAGGAATTGCCAAAGCAGACGCTGAATCTTTAAAGAAAGAGATTGAAGAAGCTGGCGGTAAAGTTACACTTAAGTAA
- the rplJ gene encoding 50S ribosomal protein L10 yields MGRTLENKQQIVTEIKSLLNDSEMAVVLDYKGLTIKEMSDLRSRLRTTNGICRVTKNSLMRKAIDGDSNWNDLESLLTGTNAFVLIKEDVGGAVKAIQSFQKDTKKSETKGALFEGRLLSDSEIKEIASLPSKEVLMAKIAGALNGVATKIAISINEVPSGLARSLKQHSEKSES; encoded by the coding sequence ATGGGCCGAACACTAGAGAATAAGCAACAAATCGTCACTGAGATTAAATCTCTTTTGAACGACTCGGAAATGGCTGTGGTTCTTGACTATAAAGGTTTAACTATCAAAGAGATGTCAGATTTGCGATCTAGATTGCGAACAACTAACGGCATTTGCAGAGTTACTAAAAATTCATTAATGCGTAAAGCTATTGATGGAGATAGTAATTGGAACGATCTTGAATCTTTACTAACCGGAACAAATGCTTTCGTCTTAATTAAAGAAGATGTTGGGGGTGCTGTAAAAGCGATCCAATCTTTTCAAAAAGACACCAAAAAATCCGAAACCAAAGGAGCTTTATTTGAAGGCAGACTTCTTAGCGATTCTGAAATAAAAGAAATTGCAAGTCTCCCATCTAAAGAAGTATTGATGGCAAAAATTGCTGGTGCTCTAAATGGAGTAGCAACAAAAATTGCGATCTCTATCAATGAAGTGCCTTCTGGACTTGCTAGATCACTTAAACAACATTCTGAAAAATCAGAATCTTAA
- the rplA gene encoding 50S ribosomal protein L1 codes for MKKLSKRMASLSTKIEDRIYAPLEALSIIKENANAKFDETIEAHIRLGIDPKYTDQQLRTTVALPHGTGQSIRIAVITSGENVSKAKSAGADLFGEEDLVESINKGNMEFDLLIATPDMMPKVAKLGRVLGPRGLMPNPKAGTVTNDIGNAIKEFKAGKLEFRADKAGIVHVRFGKASFTKEALFENLKTLQESIDKNKPSGAKGKYWKSFYVTSTMGPSVQVDINAVQDYQAEG; via the coding sequence ATGAAAAAACTATCAAAAAGAATGGCGTCCCTATCTACAAAGATAGAAGATCGCATCTACGCTCCACTTGAAGCTCTAAGTATTATCAAAGAAAATGCTAATGCTAAATTTGATGAAACTATTGAAGCGCATATACGTCTAGGTATTGATCCAAAATATACTGATCAACAATTAAGAACTACAGTAGCCCTACCACATGGTACTGGCCAAAGCATAAGGATAGCTGTAATCACAAGCGGTGAGAATGTATCGAAAGCTAAGTCCGCTGGTGCAGATTTATTTGGAGAAGAAGATCTTGTGGAAAGCATAAATAAAGGGAATATGGAATTTGATCTACTTATTGCGACTCCAGATATGATGCCAAAGGTTGCAAAATTAGGACGAGTTTTGGGACCTAGAGGTTTAATGCCTAATCCTAAAGCAGGTACAGTCACTAATGATATTGGTAATGCAATAAAAGAATTCAAAGCTGGTAAGCTCGAATTTAGAGCAGATAAAGCAGGTATCGTTCATGTTCGCTTCGGGAAAGCAAGTTTTACAAAAGAGGCGCTATTTGAGAACTTAAAAACCTTGCAAGAATCAATTGATAAAAACAAACCAAGTGGAGCAAAGGGAAAGTATTGGAAAAGTTTTTATGTTACTTCAACTATGGGTCCTTCAGTTCAAGTTGACATAAATGCTGTACAAGATTACCAGGCTGAAGGTTAA
- the rplK gene encoding 50S ribosomal protein L11: MAKKIVAVIKLALQAGKANPAPPVGPALGQHGVNIMAFCKEYNARTQDKAGFVIPVEISVFEDRSFTFITKTPPASVLITKAAGIEKGSGESAKGSVGNISKAQLEEIAKTKLPDLNCSSVESAMKVIEGTARNMGVSITD; this comes from the coding sequence ATGGCAAAAAAAATTGTTGCAGTTATCAAGCTTGCTCTACAAGCAGGCAAAGCGAATCCTGCTCCTCCTGTAGGGCCAGCTTTAGGCCAGCATGGTGTCAATATCATGGCATTTTGTAAAGAATATAATGCGAGAACCCAAGATAAAGCGGGATTTGTAATTCCAGTTGAGATTTCTGTTTTTGAAGATAGAAGCTTCACTTTTATAACAAAAACACCCCCTGCTTCCGTATTAATAACAAAAGCAGCCGGTATAGAGAAAGGTTCAGGTGAATCTGCGAAAGGCTCTGTTGGGAATATAAGTAAAGCTCAACTGGAAGAAATAGCCAAAACTAAGCTTCCTGATCTAAACTGTTCTAGTGTTGAATCAGCAATGAAAGTAATTGAAGGTACTGCTCGTAATATGGGCGTCTCTATTACTGATTGA
- the nusG gene encoding transcription termination/antitermination protein NusG has protein sequence MSNELTKNLASSQANTSIARWYAIQVASSCEKKVKATLEQRSVTLGVNNRIIEIEIPQTPGIKLKKDGSRQTTEEKVFPGYVLVRMILDEDTMMAVKSTPNVINFVGAEDGRGSGRSRGHIKPRPLSRQEVNRIFKRASEKKAVIKLDIEEKDRIIVTSGPFKDFQGEVIEVSGERNKLKALLSIFGRETPVELEFSQISKQN, from the coding sequence ATGAGTAATGAATTGACTAAAAACCTTGCTTCTTCACAAGCAAATACTAGTATCGCAAGATGGTATGCGATTCAAGTAGCATCAAGCTGTGAAAAAAAAGTAAAAGCGACTCTTGAACAGAGATCAGTTACTTTAGGTGTTAATAATCGAATTATTGAAATTGAAATCCCCCAGACTCCTGGAATTAAATTAAAAAAAGATGGAAGTAGACAAACTACTGAAGAAAAAGTTTTCCCAGGTTATGTCCTCGTAAGAATGATTTTGGATGAAGATACAATGATGGCTGTAAAAAGTACTCCAAATGTAATTAACTTTGTTGGTGCTGAAGACGGTAGAGGGAGTGGAAGATCACGAGGTCATATTAAACCTCGACCATTATCCAGACAAGAAGTTAATAGGATCTTTAAGCGCGCATCAGAGAAAAAAGCTGTAATCAAGTTAGATATTGAAGAAAAAGATAGAATCATAGTAACTAGTGGTCCATTCAAGGATTTTCAGGGAGAAGTTATAGAGGTTTCCGGTGAAAGAAATAAATTAAAAGCCTTACTTTCTATATTTGGGCGCGAGACTCCTGTAGAATTAGAGTTCTCCCAAATCAGTAAACAAAATTAA
- the secE gene encoding preprotein translocase subunit SecE, translating into MTSPTTNKEPPKKNSPEVEEPKKNNNFFRSTYDELKLVVWPNKQQLFSESVAVIIMVTFSAAAIASVSRFYGWAASQIFG; encoded by the coding sequence GTGACAAGTCCTACTACTAATAAAGAACCTCCTAAAAAGAATTCCCCTGAAGTTGAAGAACCTAAAAAAAATAATAATTTTTTTAGATCTACCTACGATGAGCTTAAACTTGTCGTTTGGCCTAACAAACAACAGCTCTTTAGCGAATCTGTAGCAGTTATAATAATGGTAACCTTTTCTGCGGCAGCCATAGCATCTGTCAGTAGATTCTATGGATGGGCAGCCTCTCAAATTTTTGGTTGA